A window of Sediminitomix flava genomic DNA:
TAGGAATTTCAGATAAAGTTGATCCATCTATTGGAGCAAACCCAGATGCAACGGTAAGTAATAGTAAATACATTGATGCTCTTTTGGGCTTCTATGGGAATTTCTCATATAGCTTCAAGAATAAGTATGACTTTAATGCTTCTTTACGATATGATGGTTCATCTATTTTACCATCAGACAAACAGTTTGTAACGGCATGGGGAGCAGGGGCTGCATGGGATATGAAGGCTGAACCTTTTCTTGCAAATAATCAAGTTATAGATAAACTGAACTTACGTTTTTCATACGGATTGAATTATAACTCTGGAGGTATTCGTCAGACACTTGGTATGCCATTTTATGACTTCACCAACGATGATATGTATCGAGGGGAGCGAATGATAAACCTTGTGGAATTCTATAATCCTGACCTCAGATTTGAAAAGACAAAACAATGGAGTGCAGCCGTAGATTTCGGATTATTTGACAGTAGAGTTTATGGTACGGTAGAAGGTTATATTAAGAATACAAATGATCTATTATCTACCGTGAGTATTCCTGCAAGTAATGGATATACAGATCTTCTTCAAAACATTGGTGCTTTACAAAACCGAGGAATTGAATTCCAATTGAGTACTGTGAATATTCGTACAAGTCATTTCAGATGGACATCACAGTTCAACCTAGCATATAACATCAATGAGATTACAGACTTGTATGGTGCTGATGAAATTAAAGTAGGTACAGAAGGATATTTTAAAGTGGGAGAGCCAATAAACTCAGCTTATGTAAAGTATTGGGCAGGGGTTAATCCAGCCAATGGAAGTCCAATGTACTATGATGAAAATCATAACTTGGTACTTGGAGGTGTAGCGCCGCAAATGATAGGTTTTGGAACTTATGATCATCCGCTTACAGGAGGTTTTTCTAACATTTTTACGATCAAAAACTTAGAAATTTCGACCTTATTCACTTTTGCCTTTGGAGGTGTGAATTACAATAACTTGAAAGCCACTATGATCCAAAATGTAAAGAATGGAGAAGTTCCGTTTGAAGGATTCTTAAATGAAATTTGGTTAGCTCCGGGTGATGTGAAAATGTACCCATATCCTAAGTTTTTCACAGATACTTCGGTAAACTCTCTATTCTTGGAAGATGCATCGTACATAAGATGGAAAAACTTGATTGTTCGCTATAACCTAAGCGATTATCTTAAGTGGATAGGTACAAAATGTATGATTACGGCTCAGGTGAATAACGTATTTACTTTCACCAAATACGAAGGTATAGACCCTGAGATTACAGGTATCGGACAACCACTTTTACGTTCTTATACACTTGGTTTTGACCTTACTTTCTAAGTGTCTGATGAAAATGAAAAAAACACTTTGTGCATTCATCGGGAGCTTGATGCTTTCAGGATGCAGTTTGTTAGACATAGACCCTGATAATGTCGTTCCATCTGAGTCTGCTTTTGATGATGTAAAATACTATCAACAGGCTTTGAACTACGTTTACAGAAGTCTTGCAGATGCCAATAGCAATATGCAAATGACTGATTTTGCATCTGATGATTTTGGTAAAGCATACGAAGGGTATTCTCCAAGTAACTACTACGTATTCAAATGGGATTATTCCTCACAACCGGAACCACATATTTGGGCATCTCAGTATAGTTTGATTTCCAAAATGAATGTGTTAAGTGACAACTATTCAATTGTTCCTGTACCTACAGAGGAAGAAAGAGTACAAAGAGATCAAATTTATGCTCAAGCAATTGCTTTGAGGGCTTGGTCTTTCTTCAACTTGGTTCAATTATATGCCCCTCGTTATGATGGTACAAACGGACAAGAGTTAGGAATTCCATTAAAACTTAAGTTAGATAGAGAATACTTACCTCAATCACCTTTGGAAACTGTTTATGGGCAAATTATTTCAGATTTGGAGAAGGCTGAAAGCATATTTGTAGAAACAAGCTTTACACCTTTAGCCGCAGATGAGGAGTTTGTATTTGGACTAGATGCTGTAAGAGCGTTGAAAGCAAGAGTAGCCTTATTTATGGGTGATTTGGAGATGGCAAAAGAAAGTGCAAAATCTTTCATTGATCGTTCCTTTTTATCCAAAGAAGAATACGAAAAGTTGTGGAAGGATATTGAAAGTAGCGAAAATCAAGAAGTGATTTTCATGACTTATGACTTGAGTGATACAGATGAAGCTCAGTATTTGGATTATCAAGAAATGTATGAATTCAATAGTGTGAGTTTAGCTACGGATCTACTGCTTTTGTTTGAAGATAGTGACATCAGAAAATACCCAGAGTATATCAATGATATCAATATGCCTTCAAAGTACCGTATTGATTATCAAACTACTCTAGATCAGAACTTGAACTACAAACACTTCCGTTTAGCCGAGCAGTATTTGATTTATGCAGAAGCTGTATTGGATACAAATCCATCGGAGGCACTAAAAGTAGTGAATACTTTACGAGAAGCTCGTGGAGCTAGTTTGTACGCTACGATTGATCTTAAAAAAATAATGAATGAACGCCGTTTGGAGTTGTTTTCAGAAGGTTTACGCTTCTATGATTTGAAACGTATTTCTGAACGTCTGAACATAACCGTTGAACGTTCTAGCGGAGAATTGTTAGTACCTGGTTCAAAACTTTACAACTGGGATATTCCTTTGGTAGAGACGAATTCAAACCCTTATATAGACTAGATGATGAAGCAGTTTTTATGGATCGTATTGGGCTTTTTAGCTACTTCATGTAATGATTTAGTATCTGAAGATAAAGAATATACAGGAGACCCAATTGTGTGCTTAAGTTCAGAACAAGCGATAGTACAACTTTCAAAAGAAAACCCAACAAGCGGTTTGGTCAAAGTTTTTAAAGATAGTGTACTCATTAGTACTCCAATTACAGAAGACTTGAAGGTTTACATTGCCATTGACCAAAAGAAAACAACGGCTAAGCTTGATGAGCACTATAGTATGCAGCAAGAAGTCGTAATTCCTGCAGGTAGTTACTTTGGTTATTTTACTTTTGAAGGCTTAGAAATTCCAGAGGAAGATGTAAGTAAACTTGATGTAGCGGTTTATATAGATTCTGTAAGTAACCCTAATGTGATACCAGGTTTTTATGGTGTCAAATATGAGTTAGCCGAAAGAGAAAAACGTACAAAAATATTTTCATTCAATAATTA
This region includes:
- a CDS encoding RagB/SusD family nutrient uptake outer membrane protein encodes the protein MKKTLCAFIGSLMLSGCSLLDIDPDNVVPSESAFDDVKYYQQALNYVYRSLADANSNMQMTDFASDDFGKAYEGYSPSNYYVFKWDYSSQPEPHIWASQYSLISKMNVLSDNYSIVPVPTEEERVQRDQIYAQAIALRAWSFFNLVQLYAPRYDGTNGQELGIPLKLKLDREYLPQSPLETVYGQIISDLEKAESIFVETSFTPLAADEEFVFGLDAVRALKARVALFMGDLEMAKESAKSFIDRSFLSKEEYEKLWKDIESSENQEVIFMTYDLSDTDEAQYLDYQEMYEFNSVSLATDLLLLFEDSDIRKYPEYINDINMPSKYRIDYQTTLDQNLNYKHFRLAEQYLIYAEAVLDTNPSEALKVVNTLREARGASLYATIDLKKIMNERRLELFSEGLRFYDLKRISERLNITVERSSGELLVPGSKLYNWDIPLVETNSNPYID